A window of Chitinophagales bacterium contains these coding sequences:
- a CDS encoding vanadium-dependent haloperoxidase: MKLSIWVIGLAFTALLSCNTKNDYKEILHDPILYSHTVHELNTVVMGNNFPPIIASRNYTYASIAGYEAIAAGYPEKYQSLAGQLKGLNSVPKPEAGKAIDFELAALLAFCKLGEAVTFPEGSMGDFVDSLKKLALDHGMPKEELKNTENYVSALTEVIMAWSKKDNYAETRSYPKYTVMKEVPGRWVPTPPAYTEAMEPNWREIRTLVLDSANQFTPPPPPPFDIKNKNSFYYKEVMAVKNAGDSLTEEQKHIANFWDDNPFKLNVSGHVMFATKKFSPPGHWMSIVGIAAEKAKADFATTVYAYALTAISQFDSFIHCWDEKYRSNYMRPETVINEFIDQEWRPLLQTPPFPEYTCGHSTVSATNAEALTYVFGDNFAYTDTSELEFGIASRSFKSFRDAAIENNWARFYGGIHFHNSCLVSTDYGKKVGEFIVSRLKMKK, translated from the coding sequence ATGAAACTTTCTATTTGGGTCATCGGCCTGGCATTTACGGCGCTATTGTCCTGCAATACCAAAAATGATTATAAAGAGATCTTGCATGACCCTATATTATATTCCCATACGGTTCATGAACTGAACACGGTTGTTATGGGAAATAACTTTCCTCCGATCATCGCTTCCCGCAATTATACCTATGCCAGCATAGCAGGGTATGAGGCCATTGCCGCCGGTTATCCTGAAAAGTATCAATCCCTGGCTGGTCAACTTAAGGGTCTGAACAGTGTGCCCAAACCCGAAGCAGGAAAAGCCATCGATTTTGAACTGGCTGCCCTGTTAGCTTTTTGTAAACTGGGTGAGGCTGTCACTTTCCCCGAAGGAAGCATGGGTGATTTTGTGGATAGTTTAAAGAAACTCGCCCTCGATCATGGTATGCCCAAAGAGGAATTGAAAAATACCGAGAACTATGTATCCGCGCTCACTGAAGTTATCATGGCCTGGAGCAAGAAGGACAATTATGCTGAAACCCGCAGCTATCCCAAATATACCGTGATGAAGGAAGTACCTGGCCGATGGGTACCTACCCCTCCCGCCTATACAGAAGCCATGGAACCCAACTGGCGGGAGATTCGCACCCTGGTGCTTGACAGTGCCAACCAGTTCACGCCACCGCCACCACCGCCATTCGATATCAAGAACAAGAACAGCTTCTATTACAAAGAAGTTATGGCGGTGAAAAATGCGGGAGACAGCCTGACAGAGGAACAAAAGCACATAGCTAATTTCTGGGATGACAACCCGTTTAAATTGAATGTATCCGGACACGTCATGTTCGCGACCAAAAAATTCTCCCCTCCCGGTCACTGGATGAGTATTGTTGGGATTGCGGCGGAAAAAGCAAAAGCGGATTTCGCCACAACGGTATATGCCTATGCGCTTACTGCTATCTCGCAATTCGATTCCTTTATTCATTGCTGGGATGAGAAATACCGCAGTAATTATATGCGTCCCGAGACAGTGATCAATGAATTTATTGACCAGGAATGGCGCCCTTTGTTGCAAACACCCCCCTTCCCTGAATACACTTGTGGACACTCCACTGTATCGGCTACCAACGCCGAGGCACTGACCTATGTATTCGGAGATAATTTTGCCTATACCGATACATCCGAATTGGAATTTGGGATCGCCAGCCGGTCCTTTAAATCATTTCGTGATGCAGCGATTGAAAACAACTGGGCGCGCTTTTATGGCGGTATTCATTTTCACAATTCCTGTCTCGTAAGTACAGATTACGGCAAAAAAGTAGGAGAGTTTATTGTCAGCCGATTGAAAATGAAAAAATGA
- a CDS encoding glycoside hydrolase family 65 protein: protein MIGIVSSPEPFKVKDVVLAGAYDLYGRGRVSNFLRSFNLLNMYLDIDGMRIDGKNVQGMEQQLDMKEAAFRTRFEVGDKATVEYTYYSLRHLPYTVLMDVEIKAKKDMTIGGASVMEAPDALRDVENYYNEIDRPHVVISLLTSTAKSPTGKLQMCASNTFLFSEEHGHEPRVIHEMWDNNMHLMKFSRKLKAGETYRFSIAGSSITSAHHDDPLNEAERLTIYAKLEGRDRLLAFHKKEWEKLWSSDIRIEGDAQAQQDIHSMLYHLYSFVREGTALSPSPMGLSGLGYNGHVFWDTELWMYPALLVMHPGLAKSMIEYRYQRLEAAKRNAFSKGFKGAMYPWESAASGVEETPVWALSGPFEHHITADVAIAAWNYYCVTQDKDWLREKGWPMLSATADFWASRVERNGPGHFDIKNVVAADEWAENVDNNAFTNAAAKANLQYATQAARLLGLTPDPDWEYVARNIPILKMENGVTREHATYKGEGIKQADVNLLSYPLKEITDPTQIKKDLEYYETRVPDAGTPAMTQAVFTTLYARLGNGEKAYHWFKDAYLPNLNPPFRVVAETKGGTNPYFATGAGGILQSVIMGFGGVDITPNGLGKVKSVLPPHWKSLEIRVEGKVMSGK, encoded by the coding sequence ATGATCGGGATCGTTTCTTCTCCCGAGCCATTTAAAGTTAAAGATGTGGTACTGGCCGGTGCCTATGACCTGTATGGCCGGGGGCGGGTGAGCAATTTCCTGCGGAGTTTCAACCTCCTCAATATGTACCTGGATATTGATGGCATGCGCATCGATGGAAAGAATGTGCAGGGCATGGAGCAGCAACTCGATATGAAGGAAGCAGCTTTTCGCACCCGGTTTGAGGTGGGGGATAAGGCTACGGTAGAATACACCTATTATTCCCTCCGCCACCTGCCCTATACGGTGTTGATGGATGTGGAGATCAAAGCTAAAAAGGATATGACCATTGGCGGGGCCAGTGTAATGGAAGCACCCGATGCCTTAAGGGATGTTGAGAATTATTACAATGAGATCGATCGCCCCCATGTGGTCATCAGCCTGCTTACCTCCACCGCTAAAAGTCCTACCGGCAAACTGCAAATGTGCGCCTCCAATACCTTTCTTTTCTCCGAAGAACATGGACATGAACCCCGGGTGATCCATGAAATGTGGGACAACAATATGCATCTGATGAAGTTTTCGCGCAAATTAAAGGCCGGAGAGACCTATCGGTTTTCCATTGCGGGTTCTTCCATCACCAGTGCCCATCACGATGATCCGCTCAATGAAGCCGAACGACTCACCATCTATGCCAAACTGGAAGGCCGTGACCGCTTACTTGCTTTTCATAAAAAGGAATGGGAAAAACTCTGGAGCAGTGATATCCGCATTGAAGGAGATGCCCAGGCCCAGCAAGACATACACAGCATGCTCTATCATCTCTATTCTTTTGTGCGGGAGGGAACGGCATTGTCTCCTTCGCCCATGGGGTTGAGCGGACTTGGCTATAATGGCCATGTATTTTGGGATACCGAATTGTGGATGTACCCTGCCTTGCTGGTGATGCATCCAGGATTGGCAAAGAGCATGATCGAATATCGTTATCAGCGACTGGAGGCAGCCAAACGAAATGCCTTCTCCAAAGGATTCAAAGGAGCGATGTATCCCTGGGAGAGTGCCGCTTCGGGTGTAGAGGAAACGCCGGTCTGGGCCTTGAGCGGTCCCTTTGAACATCATATCACTGCTGATGTGGCGATCGCGGCCTGGAATTACTATTGCGTGACCCAGGATAAGGATTGGTTACGTGAAAAAGGATGGCCTATGTTATCGGCCACCGCTGATTTTTGGGCAAGCCGGGTAGAGCGAAATGGCCCCGGGCATTTTGATATAAAAAATGTAGTGGCCGCCGATGAGTGGGCCGAGAACGTGGACAATAATGCTTTTACCAATGCCGCTGCCAAAGCCAACCTGCAATATGCCACCCAGGCCGCCCGGTTATTGGGGCTTACCCCGGATCCTGACTGGGAGTATGTGGCCCGAAATATCCCGATTTTAAAAATGGAGAACGGGGTGACCCGCGAACATGCCACCTATAAAGGAGAAGGCATCAAACAGGCCGACGTGAACCTGCTTTCTTACCCATTGAAGGAGATCACCGATCCGACCCAGATAAAAAAAGACCTGGAATATTACGAAACCAGGGTTCCTGATGCGGGGACCCCGGCCATGACACAGGCTGTTTTCACTACCCTGTATGCCCGGCTGGGGAATGGGGAAAAAGCCTACCATTGGTTCAAGGATGCCTATTTGCCCAACCTGAACCCACCCTTCCGGGTGGTGGCGGAGACCAAGGGAGGGACCAACCCCTATTTTGCCACCGGGGCCGGGGGCATTTTGCAGAGTGTCATCATGGGCTTTGGGGGAGTGGATATTACCCCTAATGGACTGGGGAAGGTAAAGTCGGTGTTGCCCCCTCATTGGAAATCGCTGGAAATCAGGGTGGAGGGGAAGGTTATGAGTGGAAAATAG